The following proteins are co-located in the Seriola aureovittata isolate HTS-2021-v1 ecotype China chromosome 7, ASM2101889v1, whole genome shotgun sequence genome:
- the LOC130172467 gene encoding methyltransferase-like protein 27 — translation MPESVMLITCLLSPPCMSEGVCKMSGCSRNVDDMRALLQSCKSFGPQQRMKFYDSWAETYEQDSEVMNYRAPHLVIDFLNANFSGDRQGARVLDVACGSGLVAKLMFELGFRLFVGVDGSRGMLDQAAKTGLYQNLRLALLGTQALPAQTGAFDVVIIVGALRDGFVPVSVVRELCCAAKPGGLVCMSRVDPRSESGDRYKACMERELQLMEEEGLWTHVVSADMHRYMMDVYNSSNQEEQNQQYLSGTMSLYRKSPR, via the exons ATGCCAGAGTCTGTCATGTTAATTACATGTCTGCTGTCCCCTCCCTGCATGTCTGAAGGTGTCTGCAAAATGtcaggctgcagcagaaacGTGGACGACATGAGGGCGCTCCTTCAGTCCTGCAAAAGCTTCGGTCCGCAGCAGAGGATGAAGTTCTACGACAGCTGGGCAGAAACGTACGAACAG GACTCAGAGGTGATGAACTACAGAGCGCCACATCTGGTCATAGACTTCCTGAACGCCAACTTCTCCGGGGATCGTCAGGGGGCTCGGGTTTTGGACGTCGCCTGTGGATCTGGACTGGTCGCTAAGCTG ATGTTTGAACTGGGCTTCAGACTCTTTGTGGGAGTGGACGGCAGCAGAGGAATGTTGGACCAAGCTGCCAAGACCGGCCTCTACCAGAACCTCAGACTGGCCTTACTGGGAACACAAGCACTGCCTGCACAGAccg GTGCGTTTGATGTGGTGATCATCGTCGGCGCGCTGCGTGACGGTTTCGTGCCGGTCAGTGTGGTCAGGGAGCTCTGCTGTGCCGCCAAACCAG GAGGCTTGGTTTGTATGTCCAGAGTGGATCCAAGGTCCGAGTCTGGAGACAGGTACAAGGCGTGTATGGAGcgtgagctgcagctgatggaggaggaggggctgtgGACTCATGTGGTCTCTGCAGACATGCACAGATACATGATGGACGTTTACAACAGTTCTAATCAGGAGGAGCAGAACCAGCAGTACCTCAGTGGAACCATGTCACTCTACAGGAAGTCACCTCGTTAG